A window from Dioscorea cayenensis subsp. rotundata cultivar TDr96_F1 chromosome 10, TDr96_F1_v2_PseudoChromosome.rev07_lg8_w22 25.fasta, whole genome shotgun sequence encodes these proteins:
- the LOC120270312 gene encoding uncharacterized protein LOC120270312, translating into MSLNRATFPPHQQPAGVLSIRPSSEDHEIVSMEIGDQFSDSEHFKDALRNFAIKRNFNFTFIKNDKQRVIVKCAVEGCEWRVNVSMEGNHQTFRIKTMAIDIQHDMLRDHGVYLSYKQAWLRKEVAKEVLHGSEVASYDLLMWYAKKVLVTNPGSVAIVENDGPRSKSAFFAFKACVIGFKTGCRPLLYLDGTYLLGKYGGTLLGATGKDGNDGFFHVAFAIVDNETDVNWTWFLSKLGDTIYDDDEYVKLITFISNRSKGLINAVLKVFPSSPHAYCLRHLEANFMKANVSLGKSLKERCWSILLRIAFSYAEKEFDDVVADLLNTSADAHQWLMQKSDLAHWANYMFKGERWGKMYSNVTESFNACIKEARHLPVTNMVDSIRWERRLCLVIHRKIEELIEESRNLLVGRSDNDHFEVVDQKNNCINRNIHRYVNDYFTVDSYRQAYAEPIFPVPDNDKPDDINRKLLVRRPITKKPVGRPRRKRLESQASIVHELRCSHCHDAGHNRRSCDASIAD; encoded by the exons ATGTCGCTCAACAGGGCAACATTTCCACCCCATCAACAACCTGCGGGTGTTCTATCCATCCGGCCTTCGTCAGAAGATCATGAGATTGTTTCAATGGAAATCGGTGATCAGTTTTCTGACAGTGAACATTTTAAGGATGCACTTAGGAATTTCGCTATCAAACGCAATTTTAACTTTACATTCATCAAGAATGACAAGCAAAGAGTGATTGTCAAGTGTGCTGTTGAAGGTTGTGAATGGCGTGTCAACGTGTCCATGGAAGGTAACCACCAGACGTTTAGGATCAAGACAAT GGCTATTGACATTCAACATGATATGTTGCGAGACCACGGTGTCTATTTATCCTATAAACAAGCTTGGCTGAGGAAAGAGGTCGCCAAGGAGGTTCTCCATGGGAGTGAGGTGGCgagctatgatttattgatgTGGTACGCGAAGAAGGTGTTAGTGACAAACCCTGGTAGCGTTGCTATCGTAGAGAATGACGGTCCCCGTTCCAAGAGCGCGTTTTTTGCATTCAAAGCATGTGTCATTGGTTTCAAGACAGGATGTAGGCCATTGCTGTACCTAGATGGAACTTACTTGCTCGGTAAATATGGGGGCACTTTGTTAGGTGCAACGGGAAAAGATGGGAACGATGGTTTCTTTCATGTGGCATTTGCAATCGTAGATAATGAAACAGATGTGAACTGGACTTGGTTCTTGTCAAAGCTTGGAGATACTATATACGATGATGACGAATATGTGAAACTTATTACATTTATATCTAataggtccaagggccttatCAATGCTGTCTTGAAGGTATTCCCTTCCTCACCGCATGCATATTGTTTGCGCCACTTGGAAGCAAACTTCATGAAAGCAAATGTCAGTCTTGGCAAGTCACTGAAAGAAAGGTGCTGGTCTATATTATTGAGAATTGCGTTTTCATATGCTGAAAAAGAATTCGATGACGTTGTTGCCGATCTGTTAAACACATCGGCGGATGCACATCAATGGTTGATGCAGAAATCTGATCTGGCACACTGGGCGAACTACATGTTCAAAGGTGAGAGATGGGGGAAGATGTACTCAAACGTGACAGAGTCGTTTAATGCATGCATAAAAGAGGCACGCCATCTCCCTGTCACAAACATGGTAGACTCGATAAG ATGGGAGAGACGTCTATGTCTTGTCATACATCGAAAGATTGAGGAACTTATTGAAGAGTCTCGCAACCTACTGGTCGGCCGTTCCGACAATGACCATTTTGAAGTGGTTGACCAGAAGAACAACTGCATCA ACAGAAATATTCATCGATATGTCAATGACTACTTCACAGTGGACTCTTACCGACAAGCATATGCAGAACCTATATTCCCAGTACCAGATAATGACAAACCAGATGATATCAACCGCAAACTACTTGTGCGCCGACCAATCACCAAGAAGCCAGTTGGTCGGCCAAGACGGAAGCGTCTAGAGTCACAAGCATCAATTGTTCACGAATTACGATGCAGCCATTGCCATGATGCTGGTCATAATCGTAGATCCTGTGATGCATCGATAGCTGACTGA